In a single window of the Montipora capricornis isolate CH-2021 chromosome 11, ASM3666992v2, whole genome shotgun sequence genome:
- the LOC138023496 gene encoding uncharacterized protein, whose amino-acid sequence MAESSLSFSNGSGGSEELSESNEVIDFLKKAGVGEDVIQTFIQEKIDKAAVVIMNDKDLVDLGLTAKGDRLKLQAFCNRKSNKMSEDRERKIAKIKEILGQSKGKRGNKRHVDDTAKPENDGGSNRKMAKTATLKFEFGWKHWRSGRGFVQMKSNSGGGTRTYKVPRLASLDDCQDIALSLFFPDGKSPVGPMEKMSIDIGNFSGEFVRFMNDGGRPLEFTAEKYKQMTGFPVPRLYLLTRDKNDSSEADDSSDDELMKATFEENAASPPTSSSYGENKRLIGTSTERPEDFQASPTTSPYFGENDGLIGTSAERQKYFEDLEKAVEASLEADKGKQTRKEERKADLAWQVSMAKEEAERLERLRQRRELRCPLEPSGNEPHVRVSVRHNILGVITRAFGPEGTISGIYDWVGSLSTTPEHFRLIAFPSSTLYPEDQIMTVKNTIINMTVAEEPIPLCRDENDVHFLDGWEFEGANEDTLSDVQEQMTLLSPSPDDLSSYEVEQVNDTPPVQLLQGENDSDSHAVQSLEEKRIKHLGGLLPGRIVIIDRHDVVNELLTLYKDDGILCSTLSVSFLRETALGDGVLREVFSTFWDSFLARFCEGNKQFAFVPRPSLTDEDYVAVGRIMSHQFLLTGTFPVQVAEAQIIQTLFGQVSEQQVVTSFLQLLPERERQVLTKGREEGPFPSDDILDILSEYNVTTFPTASNLPQIVKQVSRSELIQKPFYLLGKIREGMGNFWTDVTKEEIGGIYSQTTPSSTKVTESITYVISDKKEEQVAAWLVRYLKAADTKMLSRFLRFCTGGDLVLPNKKIAVQFENMSEAAMRPKARTCFCSLVLPKGYNSFAHFSANLDYYLTNTAFWDLMD is encoded by the exons ATGGCGGAATCGAGCCTTAGCTTTAGCAATGGAAGTGGCGGAAGCGAAGAACTGAGTGAATCAAATGAG GTTATCGACTTCTTGAAAAAAGCTGGAGTCGGGGAGGATGTAATACAAACGTTTATACAGGAAAAG ATTGATAAAGCGGCTGTGGTTATTATGAATGACAAGGACCTTGTAGACCTCGGATTGACGGCTAAGGGTGATCGACTAAAGTTACAAGCCTTTTGTAATCGCAAGAGTAACAAAATGTCGGAGGACAGAGAGCGGaaaattgctaaaattaaagaaatccTCGGACAGAGTAAGGGTAAAAGAGGTAATAAACGACACGTGGATGATACTGCAAAACCAGAAAACGACGGGGGGTCAAATAGAAAAATGGCCAAGACTGCAACCCTGAAGTTTGAGTTTGGTTGGAAGCATTGGAGAAGTGGTCGTGGTTTTGTGCAAATGAAGAGCAACAGCGGAGGTGGCACCCGTACTTACAAAGTACCGCGCCTTGCATCTTTAGACGATTGCCAGGACATCGCGCTTAGTCTTTTCTTTCCTGACGGTAAGAGCCCAGTTGGTCCGATGGAAAAAATGAGCATTGACATTGGAAATTTCAGTGGCGAGTTTGTAAGATTTATGAACGACGGAGGCAGACCATTGGAATTTACTGCTGAAAAGTATAAGCAGATGACAGGATTTCCAGTGCCAAGACTTTACTTGTTAACCAGAGACAAAAACGATTCTTCTGAAGCCGATGATTCTTCTGATGACGAATTGATGAAAGCAACCTTTGAGGAAAATGCCGCTAGCCCACCAACCAGTTCCTCTTATGGCGAAAATAAGCGGCTCATTGGAACATCAACTGAGCGTCCGGAAGATTTTCAAGCAAGCCCAACAACGAGCCCTTATTTTGGTGAAAATGACGGGCTTATTGGAACATCTGCTGAGcgtcaaaaatattttgaagaccTTGAGAAGGCGGTAGAGGCTTCTCTTGAAGCAGACAAAGGAAAGCAAACACGCaaagaggaaagaaaagcaGACCTTGCTTGGCAAGTGAGTATGGCCAAGGAAGAGGCAGAACGACTAGAAAGACTTCGGCAGAGGCGTGAGCTGCGCTGCCCTTTGGAACCAAGCGGCAACGAACCTCATGTGAGGGTTTCAGTACGTCATAACATCTTGGGTGTGATTACCAGAGCATTTGGTCCTGAAGGTACGATTTCAGGAATTTATGATTGGGTCGGTTCCCTATCTACAACACCGGAACATTTCCGTCTGATTGCCTTTCCATCTTCAACCCTGTATCCCGAAGACCAGATAATGACAGTTAAGAACACCATTATCAATATGACGGTGGCGGAAGAACCCATACCGCTCTGCAGGGATGAAAATGACGTCCATTTTCTTGACGGTTGGGAATTTGAAGGCGCAAACGAAGACACTTTGTCTGACGTTCAAGAGCAGATGACACTTTTATCGCCTTCGCCAGATGATCTGTCCAGCTATGAGGTCGAGCAAGTCAACGACACCCCTCCTGTGCAGCTTCTGCAAGGCGAAAACGACTCTGACAGCCACGCAGTTCAGTCCCTTGAAGAAAAACGGATCAAGCACCTTGGCGGTTTATTGCCTGGCAGAATTGTCATAATTGACCGCCACGATGTTGTGAATGAGCTACTGACACTCTATAAAGATGACGGCATTTTATGCTCTACGTTATCCGTTTCTTTCCTACGTGAGACTGCTCTTGGGGATGGCGTTTTGAGAGAGGTGTTTTCCACCTTCTGGGACTCCTTCTTAGCGCGGTTTTGCGAAGGCAATAAGCAATTTGCCTTCGTACCACGCCCTTCCTTAACAGACGAGGATTACGTGGCTGTGGGAAGAATCATGAGTCATCAGTTTCTTCTGACAGGAACTTTTCCAGTTCAAGTGGCAGAGGCACAGATAATTCAGACATTATTTGGTCAAGTCAGCGAGCAGCAAGTAGTCACCTCATTTTTACAGCTCTTGCCGGAGAGGGAACGTCAGGTACTCACAAAGGGTCGAGAGGAGGGTCCGTTTCCCAGCGACGACATTCTAGACATCCTGTCTGAGTACAATGTGACGACTTTTCCGACAGCCAGCAATCTCCCTCAAATTGTGAAGCAAGTGTCGAgatcggaattgatccaaaaaCCCTTCTATCTCCTTGGAAAGATCAGAGAAGGGATGGGAAACTTTTGGACAGACGTCACAAAAGAAGAAATAGGGGGGATCTACAGCCAAACGACGCCAAGCTCTACAAAAGTTACAGAGAGCATTACTTACGTGATATCTGACAAGAAAGAGGAGCAAGTTGCCGCCTGGCTAGTGCGATACTTGAAAGCGGCAGACACCAAAATGTTGAGTCGTTTTTTACGTTTTTGCACAGGTGGTGACTTAGTCCTACCCAACAAGAAAATAGCGGTGCAATTTGAAAACATGTCTGAAGCCGCAATGAGACCAAAAGCGAGAACTTGCTTTTGTTCGCTGGTTTTGCCGAAAGGTTATAACAGCTTCGCACATTTCTCCGCCAACCTCGATTATTACTTGACAAACACAGCCTTTTGGGATCTGATGGACTAA